In the Flavobacterium sp. 90 genome, AAGTACGTCTTAAAAATGCGTATATCATTAAAGGAGAAAGTGTTATAAAAGATGCTGAAGGAAATATTACTGAGATTCATGTAACTTATGATACTGATTCTTTGAGCGGAAGTGGGACAGAAGCAAGTCAAAGAAAAGTGTCTGGAACATTGCATTGGGTTTCTATTCCGCATGCAATTGAAGCAGAAGTTCGTATGTACGATCGTTTGTTTACAGATGAAGCTCCGGACAGTTATAAAGACAAAAATTTCTTGGATTTTGTGAATCCAAATTCATTAGAAATCATAAAAGGATTTGTTGAACCAAGTTTATCAACAGCTCAAAATGAAGATAAATTTCAGTTTCAACGTTTAGGTTATTTTACTGTTGATAAAGATTCAACTGCTTCAAAATTAGTGTTTAACAAAACAGTTGGACTTAAAGATGCCTGGGAAGAAAAAGGTAAAAAAGAAGAAAACAGTATCAATAATTCTTTAAAAGATATCAATAAATATTTTAAAGTTGAGACTAAACCGGAACGTATTGCAATTGAAAGTGCAATAGGGGAGAGCATCAAAAATGTTTCAAGTTTCTCTTTATTACAAAATTCATTAAAGAAGAATATCAACAACAATAAAGGTTCATTGTTGTTTGCTCAATTTATTTTGAAATATTCAATTTTGAAATCTAAGGATTTTGAAGAAGATGATATTAAAAAATTATATACAATGTCTCTTAGAAGTGAATCAACTTATGTTCGATCAAAAGCTCTTTTGAATTTAAGAGATTTAGAAAATGAAAGTTTCAGAAATCAATTTGAGGAAGAAATTTTGAAATTAAATACAAATCCACCAAAAAATGCTTCGGAAAGAGAAATTGAAATTCTTGCCGAGTTACTAAAAAAATAAGATAATTATAATCTATTAAAAAGCGCTTATAAAAAGCGCTTTTTTTATTATTTATATTAACTATTGAAAATATAAAATTTATAGATATTTTAGATTAAAAACGACCTTCATAAATTAATTTTAAGCTAAAATTTTACTTCTTCCATCTCTTAACTCATCTTTTGAATTATCGTTAAAAAATAAGCTTTATTTTAATTTTAGGCTTTATTTTTGGGTACTTTACAGCTTATTAACAACGAATTGTTTATAAAGTTGAGAATATGGCCATTTTTCAATTTTAGATTAAAATTTTCGGTTTAAAAAGTAAAACTTGTGTAGTATCAATTTTAATTATAATATTTTTAAATTTTTAATATTTTGTTTATTATATTTAAAAACTATTGAAAAAATAAATTTTATAATTATTTTAGATTAAAAGTGACCTTCATAAATTTAATTTAAGCTAAAATTTTACTTCTTCCATCTCTTAACTCATATTTTATATTATCGTTAAAAAATGAGCTTTATTTTAATTTTAAGGCTTGTTTTACGTTATTTTCAAATTTATTAACAACGAATTGTTTATAAAGTTAAGAATATGACCAGTTTTATATTTTCGAATGAAAGTTTGGATGATAATTGATTTTTTAATCAAAAAAGACAAAATTTCTATATTATTAATTTTAGTTATGATGTTTTATAATTTCTAGTATTTTAATTATTATTATTTAAATCTATTAAAAATGTATAAATTATAAATATTTTAGATTAAAATTGACCTTCATAAATTAATTTTAAGACAATTTTTAGTTTCTTCCATCTCTTAACTCATCTTTTGAATAATCGTTGATTTTAGATCTTTATTTTAACTTTTGATCTAATTTTTCTCAGTTTAACTGGTTATTAACATACAATTGTTTATAAAGTTAGTATTTTTATCCAACTGTCAAATGTGAAAAATTTTTTCAATAATTTGAAATGAAAGTAGAGAATCAAAATTGAGTTTTGCTAAAGTTTGAAAATGAATAGTTTTTGATTTTAGTTTTTAATTCTAAATGTGAATTCTCGTCAATTATTTTATGTTCTAATTTTTATTGTGATTTGATTTTGATAATACTTCAGCGTAAAAGTATTTTTTCAGGATGATTTCATAATTGTAAAATATCATAGAATTATTTTTTTGCTAATAGTTTCAAATTTTGATTTTCATCTTTTGACTATAAACAATTTAAAAATTTAAAATTTATTTACTTATGAAAAGTATCATTTTTACGCTATCGATCTTATTTGCAAATATTGCATTTTCTCAAACACATCAAATTACAAAACATAATGGTGAACAACTTGATGTTAATTTTATTAAACTAGAAAATGATTTGGTTTATTATTCTTTTAATGGAAGTGCTGAAGAACATAAAATTAGCAAATTTGCTGTTTCACAATTAACAAATAAACAAACAAATAAAATTCAAAAAATATCTGATAAAGTAATAGTAGATTCAAAATCAGATTATAAATTCGTTACAGTTTTGCCCCAGGAAAAAACAATAGGTTTAAAACAAGTTGCTAATTTTTCGGGAGTCTCGACAAAGACAAAAGGGGAGCCGCCAATTGCAAATCAGCAGAATACTGCTTTGAGAATCAAAACTCAATCGGCTTCAAGTGGATATCCGTTTGTAAGCATTGTTGAAAAAGCAGATGGAAAATATGAAGCTGTAGCTTATGTGTATTAAATTTAGTGTTAAATCTTATTAAAAAATATTTAGTCAGTATTTTATAATTTAAAAAAAGAGTACCTTTATTAATCATTTAAATTTTAATATTATGTCAAAGAACTTAAATACAGTAGCAGCAATATTAGGTGCTGCGGCTGCTGGTGCAGCGATTGGAATTTTATTTGCTCCTGACAAAGGATCTAAAACTCGTGCTAAACTTAAGGAAGGTTTAGATGACGCAACACATAATTTGAAGGATACACTTTCTGCAAGTTCTGAAGTGTTACGTGAAAAATTTACACATGCTAAAGAAAATTTAGATGGAACTTATGGAGAATTACTTTCAAATATGAGTTATAAAACAGAAGAGGTTATCAGTTTTTTGGAATCTAAACTGGCTGATTTGAAAGCACAAAACGCTAAACTTCAAAAATAATAATACAAAAAGCACAAAGCTCAATTTGATTTTTGACAATAGTTTTGATTATTTTAATTATTAGATATTCAAAATGTAGTTGTTTATTAATCATGAGTTTTGTGCTTCTTTTTTAAACTAAAATTACAATTATGGCTTTTGAAGAATTTAAAGAAAATACTGAAAACATTCAGGATCAGGCTAAAGTTTACCTGGAAAGTCATTTAGCTTATTATAAGCTTTGGGGTTTTAAGGTTGCGATGAAATCAACAACTTTAATTTTTAAGTTTATTTTGATTTTGTTAGGTTTAAGTATGGTTTTACTATTTGGATCGGTTGCTGCGGGATTTGCTTTTAGTACTTTATTTGGTAGTTATACTTTAGGATTTTTGACAGTAGGAGGGATCTATCTTGTAGTGACAATTCTAATTTTCTTCATAAAAGATAAGTTTGTTGAAGGTCCAATTTTGGAAAAATTTTCAGAAATCTTTTTTAATGACTAATTATGGAAACTAAAAAATACTCATCATACGCAGAAATCGAAAGAGATTTGGAAATTCTGAAATTAGAAAAAGAAATTAATTATCAGAAATTGGTTTTAAGTTTTCAAAAAACTAAAGAATCAATTACACCTCATAATATTCTTAGTGGCGTTCTTTCTTCTTATAAAGAATATTTCACCAGGTCATATCCGCAAATTTTACAATCAATTTTACCCTATATTATAGGTTGGTTTATCAATAAAAAAAGAGGCAAATAAGCCTCTTTTTTGTTTTCTATAATTATTTTACTTCCGGTTGAATGTCATCTTCATAACCAGATTGAGGTTCAATTGGTTTTGGTTTCACTATTTTTTTATTGTTTTTCTTCATCATTTCACCAACTTGATTTGAAGCTGTGAAAGATGCAACCATATTATTCAACATATCACTTCCGGCTTGAGGAGAATTTGGCAGCAAAATTAAGTTTGAATTTGCATCAGCACCAATTGCTTGAAGTGTATCATAATGCTGAGTTACTACAATTAGGGCAGAAGCTTCTTGAGAATTTATACCAACATTGTTTAAAACTTCAACACTTTCTACAAGACCTCTGGCAATTTCACGACGTTGATCTGCAATACCTTGACCTTGCAAGCGTTTACTTTCGGCTTCAGCTTTTGCTTTTGCAACGATTCTGATTCTTGAACTTTCAGCTTCAAATTCGGCAGCAGTTTTTTCTCTGTCGGCAGCGTTGATTCTGTTCATTGCATTTTTTACCTGAATGTCCGGATCAATATCAGTAACCAAAGTATTGATAATATCATATCCGTAAGTAGTCATTGCTTCATTCAATTCTCTTTTTACAGCAATTGCAATATCATCTTTTCTTTCAAAAACGTCATCCAATTTTAGTTTAGGAACTTCGGCACGAACGACATCAAATACGTAAGCAGTAATTTGATCGTGAGGATATTCTAATTTATAAAATGCGTCATATACTTTATCCTGAATCACTTTGAACTGAACCGAAACTTTCATTTTGATAAAAACGTTGTCCTTGGTTTTAGTTTCGATGATAACATCTAATTGTTGAATTTTAAGATTTACACGTCCGGCCAATCTGTCTACTAGCGGAATTTTTAGTTGTAATCCTGAATTTCTAACACTGTGGAATTTTCCAAATCGTTCTATAATTACTGATGATTGTTGTTTTACAGTAAAAAATGAAGACATAAAAATAAATAGTGCGAAGACTATTAGGATAATAAATGCTGTACCCATGATGATATTGATTAAGTTTTTATTAATCTTTAAAAATACAAATAATATAATTAGTTTGATTATCTATATATTTTCTTTAGAGGATTTTTTCTGTTAAAATTTATTCTATTTTTGGTTTAAAATTTAACCAAAACAAAACTTATGAAAAAAATTCTATTTTGCTTTTTATTGTTAACGTCTTTCGCTTCTAAAGCTCAGATTAATGTTAGTTTTTATGCAGATCCTGATGAATTAAAACAATTGAAAACTCGCCCGCTACTTGTTGAAGTTATTGAAGAAGATGAGGATATTTTAAAGAAATTGGATAAACCAAAGAAAGCTGACGAACTAGCTGATTACAAAAAATTTATAGTTGATTTTAATAGAGACTTTAAAATTTACGCTCAAAAATATTGGACATTCACTGATAAAATGGAGTTTAAAACAAGTACAGAAATCAAAGCTTTGCAAAAAGCAAAAGATAAATCATACGCTGTTTTAAGATTAGTTCAACTAAATGATAAAGGGTATTGGGGAGTAAAAACAAATCAAAATGTTCCTGCGATTGCATTTACAAGAATTGAAAGTAATATTATTAAAACTGATTCAAAGATTTATCTGCCATCAAGAAATTTAAATAATGATAAATCTTTATCTGAAGCAGATTATAAATATGCTTTAACAATTTTGCAAGCTAATGTAGATTGGATTATTGCTAATAATAAAGTTTTAAACTTTGACAAGTATGCTGAAAAAATGGCTAAAGAAAATGTTTCTAAATTAAAAGGGAAGACATTATTAGTTGAAGATAATATGTTGGCAAAGGGGAGAACAAAGGAAGCAGCAATAAAAAATTATGGTGGAGATTTGAAGTTTGTTCCTGAAGCTGAATTAAACGATGCACTTGTTAACAAAGCAAAAAATACTGCTGTTGTATATACTGCACCTTATGGAATTGTGAAGTCAAATGCACCTTTCGTTTCAATGTCTACAATTGTATATTTTAAAATTATTGTTGATTGTGAGACAAACGAAATCCTATGGTTGTATATGCCGGGAGCTATGAATTGGGGAGCAAATATGTCAAACCAATTAACCGAAGGCGAATTTAAAGTCATGGCAGATTTAAAAATCATATAAAAAAAAGCTCCCAATTTGGGAGCTTTTTTGTTTTTATAAAGTAGCAATTGCTTTCTGAATTCTTGAAATAGTTTCTTCTTTTCCAATGATTTCTACAATGTCAAATAGGTGAGGACCTTTAAGAGCTCCAACCAAACTCAAGCGGAAAGGCTGCATAACTTTTCCCATTCCGATTTCGTTTTTGGTTAACCAATCTTTTACGATTGCTTCAATATTTGCTGAATCAAAACCATCAATATATTCAAGAGTAGAAATCAATTCCTGCATTAAAGCCGGCGTTTCTTCCTTCCAGTTTTTACTTGCTTTTTCATCATATGATGTTGGTGCCTGGAAAAAGAAATCAGTTAAATCCCAAAATTCAGAAACAAAATGTGCTCTTTCTTTAATCAAAGAAACAATTCTTGTAACATCAAATTTAGAAATATCAACACCTTTTTCTACCAAAATAGGAGAGAAGCTCTTCGCTAAATCTTCATTATTTTGTTTGATTAGATATTGGTGATTGAACCATTTGTTTTTCTCAGGATCAAATTTTGCTCCAGATTTATGAACTCTGTTCAAGTCAAAAGATTCTACAAGTTCTTCCAACGAAAATAATTCTTTATCAGTTCCATCATTCCAACCTAACAAAGCAAGGAAGTTTATAACAGCTTCCGGGAAAAATCCTTTCTCTCTGTAACCAGATGAAATTCCTTCTTCAGTTTTCCATTCTAGTGGAAACACAGGAAAACCTAATTTATCACCATCTCTTTTAGATAATTTTCCGTTACCAATTGGTTTTAAAATCAAAGGTAAATGTGCAAATTCCGGAGCATCCCAACCAAAAGCTCTGTATAATAAAACGTGAAGAGGCATAGATGGCAACCATTCTTCACCACGAATTACATGTGAAGTTTCCATCAAATGATCATCAACAATATTGGCTAAATGGTATGTTGGCATTCCGTCACTTTTAAACAATACTTTGTCATCAAGTAAACTAGTTTCGAATTTTACATCTCCACGAATTATATCTTTTAAGTATAAAGTTTCGTCAACTGGAGTTTTAAAACGAATTACATAATGTTCTCCATTTGCAATTCTTTTAGCAACTTCTTCAGCAGAAATTACCAGAGAAGTATCTAACTTTTCGCGAATTGTGTGATTGTAGATAAATGTTTTTCCTTCAGATTCTTGTTCTTTTCTTAAAGTATCAAGAGCTTCCGGAGTATCAAAAGCATAATATGCCCAACCAGAATTGATCAATTGATCAGCATAAGTTTGGTATAATTCCTTACGATCACTTTGTCTGTATGGTCCAAATTTTTCATTTTTACCAACAGTTTCTTCAGGGGAAATTCCCAACCATTCAAGCGCTTCCATAATATAAGCTTCGGCACCAGGAACAAAACGAGTCTGATCTGTGTCTTCAATTCTTAGATAAAAAACGCCATTATTTTTTTTGGCAAATAAATAATTAAATAGGGCAGTACGAACTCCGCCAATATGTAAAGGTCCTGTTGGACTTGGTGCAAAACGCACACGAACTTGCTTTGACATTTGTTTAAATTTTGATGCAAAGATACAACATTCGTCAAAAGTCAAAAGTCGAAAGTCTGAAAGCTTTTACATTGAGATAGTAACTTTTGACTTTCGACTTTTGACTTTCAAACTTATACTTATAATTACTACTTTTATGGGTTATAAATAAAACAGTTTCACATTGAAAACAACATCTGCTATATACCAAAAGTTAGAAGGATTTATAAAGAAATATTATATGAATGAATTGATAAAAGGATCACTTCTTTTTATTGGTTTCGGATTATTATACTTTCTGTTTACGCTTTTTATTGAATATTTTCTTTGGTTAAAACCATTAGGAAGAACATTATTATTCTGGATATTTATAGGAGTAGAAGTTTTCCTGTTGTTTCGTTTTATTTTGTTTCCGATTTTTAAGTTGTTCAAACTTCAAAAAGGAATCGATTATAATCAAGCTTCAACAATTATTGGAAACCATTTTACAGAAGTAAGTGATAAACTAACGAACTTTTTACAATTGTCAGCGTCTGAGAATTCGATAGAAAGCTCCGAGTTGATGTTGGCTTCGATAGAACAAAAAGCAAATTCATTGCAACCAATTCCGTTTGGAAATGCTATCAATTTTAAAACCAATAAAAAGTATTTGCCATTAGCAATTGTTCCAATTTTGCTTTTTGCTGTGTTTTATATTTCAGGTAATAGCAATGTAATTTCTCAAAGTTTAAATAGAGTAGTACATTTTAATGCGACGTTTTTACCTCCGGCACCTTTCAAATTTGTAGTTCTAAATGCTAATTTGCAAACAGAACAAAACAAAGATTTTGTTGTGAAAATGGAATCTGTT is a window encoding:
- a CDS encoding YtxH domain-containing protein, coding for MSKNLNTVAAILGAAAAGAAIGILFAPDKGSKTRAKLKEGLDDATHNLKDTLSASSEVLREKFTHAKENLDGTYGELLSNMSYKTEEVISFLESKLADLKAQNAKLQK
- a CDS encoding competence protein; this translates as MAFEEFKENTENIQDQAKVYLESHLAYYKLWGFKVAMKSTTLIFKFILILLGLSMVLLFGSVAAGFAFSTLFGSYTLGFLTVGGIYLVVTILIFFIKDKFVEGPILEKFSEIFFND
- a CDS encoding DUF6327 family protein; its protein translation is METKKYSSYAEIERDLEILKLEKEINYQKLVLSFQKTKESITPHNILSGVLSSYKEYFTRSYPQILQSILPYIIGWFINKKRGK
- a CDS encoding SPFH domain-containing protein, which encodes MGTAFIILIVFALFIFMSSFFTVKQQSSVIIERFGKFHSVRNSGLQLKIPLVDRLAGRVNLKIQQLDVIIETKTKDNVFIKMKVSVQFKVIQDKVYDAFYKLEYPHDQITAYVFDVVRAEVPKLKLDDVFERKDDIAIAVKRELNEAMTTYGYDIINTLVTDIDPDIQVKNAMNRINAADREKTAAEFEAESSRIRIVAKAKAEAESKRLQGQGIADQRREIARGLVESVEVLNNVGINSQEASALIVVTQHYDTLQAIGADANSNLILLPNSPQAGSDMLNNMVASFTASNQVGEMMKKNNKKIVKPKPIEPQSGYEDDIQPEVK
- the gltX gene encoding glutamate--tRNA ligase, with amino-acid sequence MSKQVRVRFAPSPTGPLHIGGVRTALFNYLFAKKNNGVFYLRIEDTDQTRFVPGAEAYIMEALEWLGISPEETVGKNEKFGPYRQSDRKELYQTYADQLINSGWAYYAFDTPEALDTLRKEQESEGKTFIYNHTIREKLDTSLVISAEEVAKRIANGEHYVIRFKTPVDETLYLKDIIRGDVKFETSLLDDKVLFKSDGMPTYHLANIVDDHLMETSHVIRGEEWLPSMPLHVLLYRAFGWDAPEFAHLPLILKPIGNGKLSKRDGDKLGFPVFPLEWKTEEGISSGYREKGFFPEAVINFLALLGWNDGTDKELFSLEELVESFDLNRVHKSGAKFDPEKNKWFNHQYLIKQNNEDLAKSFSPILVEKGVDISKFDVTRIVSLIKERAHFVSEFWDLTDFFFQAPTSYDEKASKNWKEETPALMQELISTLEYIDGFDSANIEAIVKDWLTKNEIGMGKVMQPFRLSLVGALKGPHLFDIVEIIGKEETISRIQKAIATL